The Callospermophilus lateralis isolate mCalLat2 chromosome 3, mCalLat2.hap1, whole genome shotgun sequence genome has a segment encoding these proteins:
- the Helz2 gene encoding 3'-5' exoribonuclease HELZ2 isoform X2, with the protein MASPGRGPLPASPLATKGPSLARLYAQVDLYLGCPRCAQRLNETTYVLQKVEHGCPREILLARCKCTAKSKVWRRVGRRPTFPRPLYYKVCRYYSPELGCRRHRNQCTFAHSREEALVWTFERKHNLSRLWLKAALQGKRAQGGPPGAADTICAEFGGHFQLLCAHCFRRCPPHLSPMGPQGRCPEHGTCHSLLTHVSTEGRKRQFVEVRPQPQNRPLLNYCMFVGRGQPCRHGAAGCQYAHSAVEMAVWKAERLDGLRREDLLTHPVLGEAQCTAPQGQPPGVQLYCHTCLVTCHTQEAFENHCSSLEHAQMVAYDQAVPWEYRSPPMGLSTFELCPRPDLCEYGDICTKAHSAQELQEWVQRAQALRLREQEAWKDGLMPYRAQLLAEYQHSSSEVLVLAETVPGVSITCHQPLVHQAQEKKTQHSWTFTVHSEDPLLHVALLKQEPGADFSLVAPSLPRGQLYAQGQHFRVPDTSAEFQVEVHVQAASFGTFEQWVVFDFGHRPVVLQKLGLQLGQAQSLGFCGRPAPTFLEERGRWHTGNRHVVPCMPRTAEQVALVAKYKAPALALEFSHSSLASGPISLSNYRQKMHNFLYEEEAAQQRLVARLTMQVQVSLKAALQTPALGMLFAPQGALYAEVPVPSSLMPDTDQGFLLSRAVSMALIAPVPAPNDTVFEVQLETRASSEQALWLLLPAHCCVALELKPEDNPLLEVQFQIDPMPFRLWHQAVDALPKEHLVVPDLPNCTVPHPRPIPFSLCGNHKQKMAVGLIAGSSPGGMKPVPPLLIYGPFGTGKTYTLAMASLEVVRQSHTKVLICTHTNSAADIYIREYFHAYVSRDHPEAAPLRVMYTDRPPSQTDPATLRYCCLTEDGRAFRPPTRAELAHHRLVVTTTSQARKLQVPVGFFSHILIDEAAQMLECEALTPLAYASPHTRVVLAGDHMQVTPRLFSVPRARAARHTLLYRLFLHYQQEAHRVAQKSRLIFHENYRCTGAIISFVSRHFYTTKGNPIQASGKVPRHPQHYPLMFCHVAGTPEQDLSRTSWINAAEVAQVVEKVQEVYNTWPRCWGGREQRHICAVSHGAQVAALRQELRRRNLGEVSVGSFEILPGREFRVVVLSTVHNCLSLLGPRAPASEFFTEARVLNTIMTRAQSQLVAVGDAVALCSFGACSKLWRSFIHECVEHRSICPESLSLEQIEQSVAQRRHWAPVAPRAEAAGAAVARDIVTEETAGGPATEHVAMARVLPEPMAKGREVAVKVEAGDAAPGDAAAGRTLEGRRPADPEDWESDFWPSHGELDAEDAILQELLDESRQVTVTVGEDGLLDTVARPKSPQQTQQYTNLPPAMLWELLHSEPELYHHCTFLKETFQRASAMPLSNAASSPIQIRGRLNCGMAFTGDEVLVQVLDRETGDGDMTGRLQGRVVGVLKRRRHALAFVCRMDKWDPRIMIPVDSSVTKIFVAELKDPLHIPIHRLLQGRVQRVGHKTLSAEARHTQLFWVHIVLWRERFYYPLGIILDVLPEATTWEQGLRILDLEHGLRTPMPDLASITKVLERYQMELDSATGDREDCRSLLTFTVDPQGACHLDDALSVRDLGTRCEVAVHITDVASFVPRDGTLDVEARRQGIAFYAPDREPVLTLPVRVCQEVLSLLPGRDRLAVSLFLTMEKGSGQLQSLRFAPSVICSDHQLSYEEAEAMIKGFPGAGLQLPAHLGSVEACVTAACYFSRVLRRHRLQTACDYEPPQEDSELGFRAAHIMVKEYMIQFNRLVAQFLVQCEHTRTVTPLRWQPTPSSLQLKAIRERHGELVALSPRLQHYLHDHSTPGMQLHVLASLWKHVQLAARAQDYDQMVDLIATDDMHPSLAPAGLAFRKALDRSVFGRSSQGEQQLASHYSLQVDWYTWATSPIRRYLDLVVQRLLLLALGHGGPEYSTRDIDGLCQDFGSQYACSRSYQRRARSLHLATQLKAQPQNKLGFVVDVEMGTHCFKLLFPVNQETLPDPYPVHYSSLQLADHPRSLESRPGLRLLWRRRIYSVQRSMLSSPLPGTLHDPYTRVMGAALWKQLLVLMEEQRWPEAAALIQEQGQEESPGREPVHVRQSPCGHFIEVVRELGSGDTLQVQLSTSLQRGFLAPALQLWTVVPGLSLCLEHVERPGDCFSGRVLQASQDWYRDEDEYSRVWEPLCSLESATNAVAENSSITLQHVCINWDAERTPQGQLRGTFLLDAAFLWESCIHVNFSCCYLCIRLEGLQAPSARPSSLRPILSIDPPGYAWVAHGLTEDLDQEGQEDRQEAFRRVHFFIHQMAMEKVPEEVLRPGTRFTVEVMPKQLPDLRKEEAVRGLKKASPLVVSIALGWSSPKPHPSSPSCPLPALHGCLGRPGPQLPVAASRLLELEAYDIPGGHHKLNSSQIEAVRKALEKPFTVIQGPPGKTVVGLHIMFWLHQSHQEQESTSSSPGGAGQPRGPHILYCGPSNKSVDVMAGLLLSRRAELQPLRVYSEKSEATEFPIPGVGRRGLLNKAHQEGRPNQTLRSITLHHRIRQASNPFAPEIRAFDARLQREEVFSREDLASYRSILGKARKFELDQHSIILCTCSCAASASLQKLDIRQILVDEAGMATEPETLIPLVRFSKAEKVVLLGDHKQLRPVVKDKQLQNLGMDRSLFERYHRDAFLLDTQYRMHQAICTFPSMEFYGRKLRAWQGLRRPASILGYAGKESCSIIFGYVQGQEQSLLVSTDEGNENSKANLEEVAEVVRITKQLTLDRTVDPHDIAILTPYNAQAVAISKGLEREGVTGVTVSSITKSQGSEWRYVLVSTVRTCPRSDVDLRPTKSWLKKFLGFVVDPNQVNVAITRAQEGLCLIGDHILLSCCPLWCRLLDFCAAQQSLVPASQVQVRRRPAMSS; encoded by the exons ATGGCATCCCCGGGGCGTGGTCCGTTGCCCGCCAGCCCTCTGGCCACCAAGGGGCCATCTCTAGCCAGGCTCTACGCCCAAGTGGACCTCTATCTGGGTTGCCCTCGCTGTGCCCAGCGCCTCAACGAGACCACCTATGTGCTGCAGAAGGTGGAGCATGGCTGCCCCCGGGAGATTCTGCTGGCCCGCTGCAAGTGCACTGCCAAGAGTAAGGTCTGGCGCAGGGTGGGCCGCAGGCCCACCTTCCCAAGGCCTCTGTACTACAAAGTCTGTCGCTACTACAGCCCAGAGCTGGGCTGCCGGCGCCACCGGAACCAGTGCACCTTCGCCCACAGCCGTGAGGAGGCACTGGTCTGGACCTTCGAACGCAAGCACAACCTCTCCCGTCTGTGGCTGAAGGCTGCCTTGCAGGGCAAGAGGGCCCAGGGTGGGCCACCTGGGGCGGCTGACACCATCTGTGCAGAGTTCGGAGGCCATTTCCAACTTCTGTGTGCCCACTGCTTCAGGCGCTGCCCCCCACACCTTAGCCCTATGGGCCCCCAGGGACGGTGCCCTGAGCATGGAACCTGCCACTCACTCCTCACCCATGTCAGCACTGAGGGCCGCAAGCGGCAGTTTGTAGAGGTGCGGCCGCAGCCCCAGAATCGCCCCCTGCTGAACTACTGCATGTTCGTAGGGCGTGGGCAGCCGTGCCGCCATGGCGCTGCCGGCTGCCAGTATGCACACAGTGCTGTGGAGATGGCCGTGTGGAAGGCCGAGCGGCTGGATGGGCTCCGGCGGGAGGACCTGCTCACTCACCCTGTCCTTGGGGAGGCACAGTGTACAGCGCCCCAGGGCCAGCCCCCTGGGGTCCAGCTGTACTGTCACACCTGCCTGGTCACCTGCCACACTCAGGAAGcctttgagaaccactgctccTCCCTGGAGCATGCACAGATGGTGGCCTACGACCAGGCTGTGCCCTGGGAGTACCGCAGCCCACCCATGGGGTTGTCTACATTTGAGCTTTGCCCAAG GCCTGACCTCTGTGAATATGGGGACATCTGCACCAAGGCACACTCAGCCCAGGAACTGCAAGAGTGGGTCCAGCGGGCACAGGCCCTGCGGCTGCGGGAGCAAGAAGCCTGGAAGGACGGGTTGATGCCCTACCGGGCGCAGCTGCTGGCTGAGTACCAGCACAGCAGCAGCGAGGTCCTGGTG CTGGCTGAGACCGTCCCTGGAGTGTCTATTACTTGCCACCAGCCCCTAGTGCATCAGGCCCAGGAGAAGAAGACCCAGCACAGCTGGACGTTCACTGTCCACTCTGAG gaccccctgctccacgtgGCCCTGCTCAAGCAGGAGCCTGGAGCAGACTTCTCGTTGGTGGCTCCCTCCCTCCCACGGGGCCAGCTGTATGCTCAGGGGCAACACTTCCGTGTGCCTGACACCTCAGCTGAATTCCAGGTGGAGGTGCATGTGCAGGCTGCCTCCTTTGGTACCTTCGAGCAGTGGGTGGTCTTCGACTTTGGCCACCGACCAGTTGTGCTTCAGAAGCTGGGGTTGCAGCTGGGCCAAGCACAGAGCCTAGGATTCTGTGGAAGGCCAGCACCTACCTTCCTCGAGGAGCGGGGCCGCTGGCACACAGGCAACCGCCACGTGGTTCCTTGCATGCCACGCACAGCTGAGCAAGTAGCCCTGGTGGCCAAGTACAAGGCGCCGGCCCTGGCCTTGGAGTTCAGTCACAGCAGCCTGGCCTCAGGCCCCATCTCTCTTAGCAACTATCGGCAGAAGATGCACAACTTCCTCTATGAGGAGGAGGCTGCTCAGCAGCGGCTGGTGGCTAG GCTGACCATGCAGGTCCAGGTGTCCCTGAAGGCGGCTCTGCAGACACCAGCACTGGGCATGCTCTTCGCACCACAGGGAGCCCTCTACGCCGAAGTCCCTGTCCCCTCCTCTCTGATGCCAGATACAGACCAGGGCTTCCTGCTGAGTCGGGCAGTAAGCATGGCCCTCATAGCCCCTGTGCCTGCACCTAATGACACAGTATTCGAAGTGCAGCTGGAGACACGGGCCAGCTCAGAGCAAGCTCTGTGGCTACTGCTGCCAGCACACTGCTGTGTGGCCCTAGAGCTAAAGCCTGAGGACAACCCCCTCTTAGAAGTGCAGTTCCAGATTGACCCAATGCCGTTCCGCCTCTGGCACCAGGCAGTGGACGCACTGCCCAAGGAGCACCTGGTGGTACCGGACCTGCCCAACTGCACTGTGCCCCATCCCAGGCCCATCCCATTCTCACTGTGTGGAAACCACAAGCAGAAGATGGCTGTGGGGCTCATTGCAGGCAGCAGCCCAGGAGGCATGAAGCCCGTTCCCCCACTACTCATCTATGGGCCCTTTGGCACTGGCAAAACCTACACACTAGCCATGGCCTCTCTGGAGGTGGTTCGGCAGTCCCACACCAAGGTACTCATCTGCACACACACCAACAG TGCTGCAGACATCTACATCCGGGAGTATTTCCACGCCTATGTCAGCAGAGACCACCCTGAGGCAGCTCCGCTCCGGGTGATGTACACAGACCGCCCGCCCAGCCAGACTGACCCGGCTACGCTGCGGTACTGCTGCCTGACAGAGGACGGCCGGGCCTTCCGCCCACCCACCAGGGCAGAGCTGGCACATCACCGCCTGGTGGTCACCACCACCTCCCAGGCCCGAAAGCTGCAGGTGCCGGTCGGCTTCTTCTCCCACATCCTCATTGATGAGGCTGCCCAGATGCTGGAGTGCGAGGCCCTCACCCCACTGGCCTATGCCTCACCCCACACCCGTGTGGTGCTGGCGGGGGACCACATGCAGGTCACGCCCAGGCTCTTCAGCGTGCCCAGGGCTAGGGCGGCCAGGCACACACTGCTCTACCGCCTCTTCCTGCACTACCAGCAGGAGGCCCACAGGGTTGCCCAGAAGAGCCGCCTCATCTTCCATGAGAACTACCGCTGCACCGGGGCCATCATCAGCTTCGTCTCACGCCACTTCTACACGACCAAGGGCAACCCCATCCAGGCCAGTGGCAAGGTCCCACGCCACCCCCAGCACTACCCGCTCATGTTCTGCCATGTGGCGGGTACCCCTGAGCAGGACCTGTCCAGGACATCCTGGATCAACGCAGCAGAGGTCGCTCAGGTGGTGGAGAAAGTGCAGGAGGTCTACAACACCTGGCCCCGCTGCTGGGGTGGCCGGGAGCAGAGACACATCTGTGCTGTCTCCCATGGTGCCCAG GTCGCTGCCCTGAGGCAGGAGCTGAGGAGAAGGAACCTGGGCGAGGTGTCTGTGGGCAGCTTTGAGATCCTGCCAG GGCGGGAGTTCCGGGTGGTGGTACTGAGCACTGTGCACAACTGCCTCAGCCTGCTCGGCCCCAGGGCACCGGCCTCCGAGTTCTTCACCGAGGCCCGTGTGCTGAACACGATCATGACCCGAGCCCAGTCCCAACTGGTGGCCGTGGGGGATGCAGTGGCCCTCTGTTCCTTTGGAGCCTGCAGCAAGCTCTGGAGGAGCTTCATCCACGAGTGTGTGGAGCACCGCAGCATCTGTCCCGAGAGCCTGTCGCTAGAGCAGATCGAGCAGAGTGTGGCTCAGAGGCGGCATTGGGCCCCTGTGGCCCCCAGAGCAGAGGCAGCTGGGGCAGCAGTGGCCAGGGACATTGTCACAGAAGAGACAGCTGGAGGCCCAGCCACAGAGCACGTGGCTATGGCAAGGGTTCTGCCCGAGCCCATGGCCAAGGGGCGTGAGGTCGCTGTGAAGGTGGAGGCAGGGGACGCAGCCCCTGGGGATGCAGCAGCAGGGCGGACCCTGGAGGGCAGGAGGCCTGCAGACCCCGAGGACTGGGAATCTGACTTCTGGCCTTCCCACGGGGAGCTTGACGCCGAGGATGCCATCCTGCAGGAGCTCCTGGATGAGAGCCGACAGGTGACAGTGACCGTTGGGGAGGATGGGTTGCTGGACACCGTAGCCAGACCCAAGTCTCCACAGCAGACCCAGCAGTACACCAACCTGCCCCCAGCCATGCTGTGGGAGCtactgcactcagagcctgagcTGTACCACCACTGCACGTTCCTGAAGGAGACCTTCCAGCGGGCGTCCGCCATGCCGCTAAGCAATGCAGCCTCCAGCCCCATCCAGATCAGGGGCCGTCTGAACTGTGGGATGGCCTTTACGGGGGATGAGGTGCTGGTGCAGGTCCTGGACCGGGAGACTGGTGATGGGGACATGACAGGACGGCTGCAGGGCCGTGTGGTGGGTGTGCTGAAGAGGAGGAGGCATGCACTGGCCTTTGTGTGCCGGATGGACAAGTGGGATCCCCGGATCATGATCCCTGTGGACAGCTCTGTGACCAAGATCTTTGTGGCTGAGCTGAAGGATCCGCTGCACATCCCCATTCACCGCCTGCTCCAGGGCCGGGTGCAGCGTGTGGGGCACAAGACCCTCTCAGCTGAGGCTCGGCACACCCAGCTCTTCTGGGTCCACATCGTCCTGTGGCGTGAGCGTTTCTACTACCCACTGGGCATAATCCTGGATGTGCTGCCTGAGGCCACCACCTGGGAACAGGGCCTCCGCATCCTGGACCTGGAGCATGGCCTCAGGACCCCCATGCCTGACCTAGCCTCCATCACCAAGGTGCTGGAGAGATACCAAATGGAGCTGGACTCTGCTACTGGTGACCGAGAAGACTGTCGCAGCCTCCTGACCTTCACTGTGGACCCCCAGGGTGCCTGTCACCTAGATGATGCCCTCAGTGTCCGGGATCTGGGCACCAGGTGTGAGGTAGCTGTGCACATCACTGATGTAGCCAGCTTTGTGCCCAGGGATGGGACCCTGGACGTGGAGGCCCGCCGGCAGGGCATTGCATTCTATGCTCCCGATAGAGAGCCAGTGCTCACGCTACCAGTCAGAGTCTGCCAGGAAGTGCTCAGCCTCCTGCCAGGCCGGGACCGCCTGGCTGTCTCCCTCTTCCTCACCATGGAGAAGGGCAGTGGCCAGCTCCAGAGCCTGCGCTTTGCCCCCTCTGTGATATGCTCTGACCACCAGCTGTCCTATGAGGAGGCTGAGGCGATGATCAAGGGATTCCCAGGCGCCGGCCTGCAGCTGCCAGCCCACCTGGGCTCAGTGGAGGCCTGTGTCACAGCCGCCTGCTACTTCTCCCGGGTGCTGCGCCGACACCGCCTGCAGACTGCCTGTGACTACGAGCCCCCGCAGGAGGACAGTGAGCTGGGCTTCCGCGCAGCCCACATCATGGTCAAAGAGTACATGATCCAGTTTAACAGACTGGTGGCTCAGTTCCTGGTGCAGTGTGAGCACACAAGGACTGTCACACCCCTGAGGTGGCAGCCCACACCTAGCAGTCTCCAGCTTAAAGCCATTCGCGAGCGGCATGGAGAGTTGGTGGCCCTGTCACCGCGCCTCCAACACTATCTGCATGACCACAGCACCCCGGGCATGCAGTTGCATGTCCTGGCCTCCCTCTGGAAGCATGTCCAGCTCGCTGCCCGTGCCCAGGACTACGACCAGATGGTGGACCTCATTGCCACGGATGACATGCACCCTTCTCTGGCTCCTGCAGGCCTTGCCTTCCGAAAGGCCCTAGATCGCTCGGTGTTTGGCCGCTCCAGCCAGGGTGAGCAGCAACTGGCCAGCCACTACTCACTGCAGGTGGACTGGTACACATGGGCCACATCGCCCATCCGCAGGTACCTGGACTTGGTGGTGCAAAGGCTGCTGCTGCTGGCGCTGGGCCATGGGGGGCCTGAGTACTCCACCAGGGACATCGATGGACTCTGCCAGGACTTTGGCAGCCAGTATGCATGTTCCCGGAGCTATCAGCGGCGGGCCCGAAGCCTGCACCTGGCCACCCAGCTCAAGGCCCAACCCCAAAATAAGCTGGGCTTCGTGGTGGATGTGGAGATGGGCACCCACTGCTTCAAGCTCCTCTTCCCAGTCAACCAAGAGACACTGCCTGATCCCTACCCTGTCCACTATAGCTCCCTGCAGCTGGCTGACCACCCCCGAAGCCTGGAGAGTCGGCCAGGCCTGCGGTTGCTATGGCGACGCCGCATCTACTCGGTGCAGAGGTCCATGCTATCCTCCCCACTGCCTGGCACCTTGCACGACCCATACACCCGGGTCATGGGGGCAGCCCTATGGAAGCAGCTGTTGGTGCTGATGGAGGAGCAGCGCTGGCCGGAGGCAGCTGCCCTCATccaggagcagggccaggaggagtccCCAGGGCGGGAGCCTGTACACGTGCGCCAGAGCCCCTGTGGCCATTTCATAGAGGTTGTCCGGGAGCTGGGCAGCGGGGACACCCTGCAGGTACAGCTCAGCACCAGCCTGCAGCGTGGCTTTCTGGCACCAGCCCTGCAGCTGTGGACTGTGGTGCCCGGCCTCAGCCTCTGCCTGGAGCACGTGGAGCGGCCTGGTGACTGCTTCTCTGGGCGTGTGCTCCAGGCCTCGCAAGACTGGTACCGTGACGAGGATGAATACTCCCGCGTGTGGGAGCCACTCTGCAGCCTGGAGTCGGCCACCAATGCAGTTGCAGAGAACAGCTCCATCACGCTGCAGCATGTGTGCATCAACTGGGATGCGGAGCGCACCCCCCAAGGGCAGCTGAGGGGCACCTTCCTCCTGGACGCTGCCTTCCTCTGGGAGAGCTGCATCCATGTCAACTTCAGCTGCTGCTACCTCTGCATCCGGCTGGAGGGGCTCCAGGCCCCTTCTGCCAGGCCCAGCAGCCTCAGGCCCATACTGAGCATCGATCCCCCTGGGTATGCCTGGGTAGCGCACGGGTTGACTGAGGACTTGGACCAGGAGGGCCAGGAAGACCGGCAGGAGGCCTTTAGGCGGGTGCACTTCTTCATCCACCAAATGGCCATGGAGAAGGTTCCAGAAGAGGTGCTGAGGCCCGGCACTCGATTCACTGTGGAGGTGATGCCCAAGCAGCTTCCCGACCT GCGCAAGGAGGAAGCCGTGCGTGGGCTGAAGAAGGCATCCCCCCTGGTGGTCAGCATTGCTCTGGGCTGGTCCAGCCCCAAGCCCCACCCCAGCTCaccctcctgccccctccctgcCCTGCATGGGTGCTTAGGGAGGCCTGGTCCCCAGCTCCCAGTGGCTGCCAGCAGGCTCCTGGAGCTAGAGGCCTATGACATCCCCGGAGGTCACCACAAGTTGAATTCTAGCCAGATCGAGGCCGTAAGGAAGGCTCTGGAGAAGCCCTTCACAGTCATCCAGGGCCCACCAG GGAAGACCGTGGTGGGCCTCCACATCATGTTCTGGCTGCATCAATCACACCAGGAGCAGGAGTCCACCAGCAGTAGCCCTGGTGGGGCAGGGCAGCCGAGGGGCCCACACATCTTGTACTGTGGCCCCTCCAACAAGTCAGTGGATGTAATGGCAG GACTACTCCTGAGCAGGAGAGCAGAGCTGCAGCCCCTGCGAGTGTACAGTGAGAAGTCCGAGGCCACTgagttcccaattccaggtgtggGCCGCAGAGGCCTGCTCAACAAGGCCCACCAGGAGGGGAGGCCAAACCAGACCCTCAG GAGCATCACCCTGCACCACCGAATCCGACAGGCTTCCAACCCATTTGCACCAGAGATCAGGGCATTTGACGCCCGGCTGCAGAGAGAGGAAGTCTTCTCTAGGGAGGACCTTGCCTC GTACAGGAGCATCCTGGGAAAGGCGCGGAAGTTTGAGCTAGACCAGCACTCCATCATTCTGTGCACATGCTCCTGCGCAGCCTCAGCCAGCCTCCAAAAGCTGGACATCCGGCAGATCCTCGTGGACGAAGCGGGCATGGCCACCGAGCCGGAGACCCTCATCCCCTTGGTGCGCTTCTCCAAAGCTGAGAAG GTGGTCCTGCTCGGGGACCACAAGCAGCTACGGCCTGTGGTCAAGGACAAGCAACTGCAAAACCTGGGGATGGATCGGTCTCTCTTTGAGCGGTACCACAGGGACGCCTTCCTCCTGGACACACAGTACCGCATGCACCAGGCCATCTGCACCTTCCCCTCCATGGAGTTCTATGGGAGGAAACTGAGGGCCTGGCAGGGCCTGAGGCGACCAGCCAGCATTCTGGGCTATGCTGGCAAGGAGAGCTGCTCTATCATTTTTGGCTATGTGCAGGGCCAGGAGCAGAGCCTGCTGGTGTCCACAGATGAAGGAAATGAGAACTCCAAGGCCAACCTGGAAGAGGTGGCAGAGGTG GTTCGGATCACCAAGCAGCTGACCCTGGACCGGACAGTAGACCCCCACGATATTGCTATCCTCACACCTTACAATGCACAGGCTGTAGCCATCAGCAAGGGCCTTGAGAGGGAGGGTGTCACTGGAGTAACTGTGTCCTCCAT